In a single window of the Pocillopora verrucosa isolate sample1 chromosome 4, ASM3666991v2, whole genome shotgun sequence genome:
- the LOC131794716 gene encoding ankyrin repeat and SOCS box protein 7: MSRKRPRRREGSIDSPAERLRKAVASGNVKLVRDLIKDGCSANQMDGNGWTLLHLAASRGKERALRVLLEKGGDAFARDFVGGFTALHYAAMHGRTRIAKLLLDFKGLDKEKLVDARSEDGWTPLHVAAHYGRDSFVELLLESKGFVDALSDKGTTALQLAIIRERTSSIRVLLNWGANIDVQFGFPLRYAVIKGNVNCVRMLVEHGALTSIKRPEDGQTPLHLAALRNSEPLARLLYKFGADINVYNDEGLTPLSISRMMYNLNSIDRDCLDFLSSVSKNPRSLQDSCRFVIREALGAKRLQDISKLPVSIIMKDFLLYKYE; this comes from the exons ATGTCAAGAAAACGACCGAGAAGAAGGGAAGGATCGATTGATAGTCCTGCAGAGCGACTCAGAAAGGCTGTTGCTAGTGGGAATGTAAAACTCGTGCGGGATCTCATCAAAGATGGTTGCTCTGCCAACCAGATGGATGGCAATGGCTGGACGCTTCTTCATTTAGCTGCTAGTAGAGGGAAAGAACGCGCTCTAAGAGTGCTCCTCGAGAAAGGAGGCGATGCATTTGCGCGAGATTTCGTCGGAGGTTTCACCGCTCTTCATTACGCCGCCATGCACGGACGGACAAGAATCGCAAAACTGTTGTTAGATTTCAAAGGATTAGACAAAGAAAAGCTCGTCGATGCAAGAAGTGAGGATGGTTGGACGCCGTTACATGTGGCTGCACACTACGGTAGAGACTCGTTTGTTGAGCTTCTTTTAGAATCAAAAGGTTTTGTAGACGCGTTAAGCGACAAAGGCACGACAGCTCTTCAACTAGCCATTATTCGTGAAAGGACGAGTTCAATTCGTGTCTTGTTAAACTGGGGAGCTAACATTGATGTTCAATTTGGATTCCCCCTTCGTTATGCTGTTATTAAAGGTAACGTTAATTGTGTACGAATGTTGGTTGAACACGGCGCTCTCACAAGTATCAAAAGGCCTGAGGATGGCCAAACTCCTCTCCATTTAGCCGCATTAAGGAACAGTGAACCTTTGGCACGCTTGCTCTATAAGTTTGGAGCAGATATAAATGTTTACAACGATGAAGGACTTACACCTCTATCGATATCAAGGATGATGTACAACCTAAACTCAATCGATAGAGACTGTTTGGATTTTCTCAGCAGCGTGTCAA aaaATCCAAGGAGTCTACAAGATTCCTGCCGTTTTGTCATTCGGGAAGCACTTGGTGCCAAACGACTTCAAGATATATCTAAGCTACCAGTCTCAATTATAATGAAGGACTTTCTTCTTTACAAATATGAATAA
- the LOC131794681 gene encoding katanin p60 ATPase-containing subunit A-like 2 — MTQELSYMQLKTANEARQAEEQRCEQRKRTLLVLIAHYLREEGYIDSAHALEKEGGASLTKYEVCDNIDLPTILQEFESYHLVKFNRGPKIIKKKVTSADTNRALPPKPKSLSGSSRSSSVSLPSINGHSGSTDSSQSPSSSKRPSSDGKRKTSTTKQRQQEKNGSPPGNGLASATNSELNLAGTSITNTSRNSSNQNTHGKNVIIDMRAMLNNAVKGEYMAVTDPSERLLKPLGGFAGLTGEWRDLAAVISRDIYLHDPDVRWDDIIGLDAAKRLVKEAVVYPIKYPQLFTGILSPWKGLLLYGPPGTGKTLLAKAVATECKTTFFNISASSIVSKWRGDSEKLVRVLFELARFHAPSTIFLDELESLMSQRGAGGGGSEHEGSKRMKTELLVQMDGLARSDDLVFLLAASNLPWELDHAMLRRLEKRILVDLPSLEAREAMLKQYLPPSIHSGEGSVEIKTEIDYGELAKRTEGYSGSDIRLLCKEAAMRKVRKIFDLLESHQAEGSDGRATPLPRLEIEPVNTDDVDAALKHTKPSARQLKGKYQDWQKEYESV; from the exons ATGACACAAGAACTTAGCTATATGCAGCTCAAGACTGCGAATGAAGCAAGACAAGCG GAAGAACAACGATGCGAACAGCGGAAAAGAACTCTATTGGTACTTATCGCTCATTACTTACGAGAAGAGGG TTATATTGATTCCGCTCATGCTCTCGAGAAAGAAGGTGGTGCAAGTTTAACCAAGTATGAAGTCTGCGACAACATTGACTTGCCAACAATTTTACAG GAATTTGAGTCGTATCATTTGGTAAAGTTTAATAGAGGGCcgaaaattataaagaaaaaagtgacaAGTG CCGATACCAACAGGGCATTGCCTCCAAAGCCAAAATCTTTATCTGGAAG CTCTCGTAGCAGTTCTGTGTCACTTCCAAGTATTAATGGCCATTCAGGATCAACAGATAGTTCTCAGTCCCCAAGTTCATCAAAAAGACCCAGTAGTgatggcaaaagaaaaacatcaactacAAAACAGAGACAACAAGAG AAAAATGGCTCACCTCCTGGCAATGGCCTTGCATCAGCCACAAATTCAGAGTTGAACCTGGCAGGAACATCAATAACAAACACTTCTAGGAATTCATCAAACCAAAATACTCATGGAAAG aatGTCATTATTGATATGAGGGCCATGTTGAATAATGCAGTCAAAGGTGAATATATGGCAGTTACAGATCCCTCA gAAAGACTTTTGAAGCCTCTTGGTGGATTTGCTGGGCTAACAGGAGAATGGAGAGACTTGGCTGCTGTCATCAGCAGG GATATTTACCTTCATGACCCTGATGTAAGATGGGATGACATCATTGGCTTGGATGCTGCTAAGAGGCTTGTTAAGGAAGCTGTAGTCTATCCAATCAAG tacCCTCAGCTCTTCACTGGCATTTTGTCCCCCTGGAAAGGACTCTTATTATATGGACCACCAG GAACCGGAAAGACCCTGCTGGCCAAAGCTGTGGCAACAGAATGCAAGACGACGTTTTTTAACATATCAGCCTCGTCCATTGTGAGCAAGTGGCGAGGGGACTCAGAGAAACTTGTTAGG GTTTTATTTGAGCTTGCGCGCTTTCATGCACCGTCCACTATCTTTCTTGATGAGCTGGAATCTCTGATGAGTCAACGGGGAGCAGGTGGAGGAGG AAGCGAGCACGAAGGTAGCAAGCGAATGAAGACAGAACTGCTCGTACAGATGGATGGTCTGGCAAGATCAGATGATCTAGTGTTCCTCCTGGCTGCTTCAAACTTACCATG GGAGCTTGATCATGCAATGCTACGTCGTTTAGAAAAGCGAATTCTCGTCGACCTTCCTAGTTTAGAGGCTAGGGAAGCCATGTTGAAACAATACCTACCTCCGTCAATTCACTCAGGGGAAGGAAGTGTGGAGATAAAAACAGAGATCGACTATGGAGAACTGGCAAAG CGCACAGAGGGTTACTCGGGCTCTGACATTCGCCTTCTTTGTAAGGAAGCAGCCATGAGGAAAGTCAGGAAGATATTCGACCTGTTAGAGAGTCACCAAGCTG AGGGATCAGACGGCCGTGCAACACCGCTGCCAAGACTGGAAATTGAGCCCGTGAACACTGATGACGTAGATGCTGCGTTGAAACACACAAAACCATCCGCCAGGCAGCTAAAAGGCAAATACCAAGACTGGCAAAAGGAGTACGAATCCGTGTGA
- the LOC131794751 gene encoding uncharacterized protein, with protein sequence MLTRFSLHLIVILSLLVIASHAGSIAKVVDHSKGVYMHDHPDFPSVMGGPGGPYRTHYLHSRFGIGHRRRRAITNLQVQNEAR encoded by the exons ATGCTGACCAGATTTTCTCTTCATCTGATTGTCATCTTGTCGCTGTTAGTCATCGCAAGTCACGCAG GTAGTATCGCAAAGGTTGTTGACCACAGTAAAGGAGTGTACATGCACGATCATCCTGATTTCCCATCGGTCATGGGAG GGCCCGGCGGTCCATACCGCACTCACTACCTTCATTCTCGGTTTGGAATTGGTCACAGACGGAGGCGCGCAATAACGAATCTTCAG GTCCAAAATGAGGCAAGATAG
- the LOC131794725 gene encoding protein FAM227B, which yields MDPRIQAILAKYENDEKGEAEKHADRPATPEPPKTYEQWLERRPAGLQRWPDDVDIGKEFEISVASVGLGSLEEIMEDLGRHAPLDIGLIDEVSNEIEELEKKLTVYASQVLTDKERPQSKAETMSPAMMKALQTSADIPAEVINKKEKAVSLYGLADEQANRMKSVQFTSYPGFFPHEVTPLPGQLEAPQLLNRVTKAQQFPSILRKRWKKLFLSEGSVILLQDTFWWFFLEKFQPDSKDAQDGLFNRIADSFVALFFGVSPDFKDRFFQYFPDCLAQAVYAAYCEVFPRSYQLFDDDFKSFLLNTISEWVTGTRPPPFSWKKWNLKLLEPSNIRELQDDRTQSLKANMSFDLDSYLDDLDTVPTSKEKAGTYTAPYSPSRMGLTIIPTFDNAESHEVGPGPEFERVGFNLLGRSPLVSHFLRMKELMGKEEQPIQAVGRTEIAKLPAPAPSYKQVIRDCKKTTKTLNNHYQRVLETSEQESLKIQKQKRAALAKLERLKNDLVLKNQDIKMISDRLLDLMTQPDHATSGFPKNALEQSSDDDT from the exons ATGGATCCTCGAATACAAGCTATTTTAGCGAAATACGAAAATGATGAGAAAGGAGAAGCCGAAAAACATGCCGACAGGCCGGCGACCCCTGAGCCGCCGAAAACGTATGAGCAATGGTTGGAAAGAAGACCAGCTGGTTTACAACGATGGCCCGATGATGTGGATATTGGAAAGGAGTTTGAAATATCAGTTGCTTCCGTCGGATTAGGGAGTTTAGAAGAAATAATGGAAGATTTGGGGCGTCATGCTC CGTTGGACATTGGCTTGATTGATGAGGTAAGCAATGAAATAGAAGAATTGGAAAAGAAGCTTACTGTTTATGCAAGTCAGGTTTTGACAGACAAGGAGAGACCACAGAGTAAAGCTGAGACAATGAGCCCAGCAATGATGAAAG CTTTACAAACAAGTGCAGATATTCCTGcagaagtgataaacaaaaaggaaaaagctgtATCTTTG TATGGCCTTGCAGATGAACAAGCTAACAGAATGAAAAGTGTCCAG TTCACATCTTACCCTGGATTTTTTCCTCATGAAGTTACACCATTACCAGGCCAACTGGAAGCACCTCAGCTATTGAACAGGGTTACAAAGGCTCAACAATTCCCT tCAATTCTCAGGAAGAGATGGAAGAAACTGTTTTTGTCAGAAGGATCTGTGATTTTGTTGCAG GATACTTTCTGGTGgttctttctggaaaaatttcAG CCTGATTCCAAGGACGCTCAAGATGGCTTGTTTAACCGAATTGCTGACAGTTTCGTTGCCTTGTTCTTCGGTGTTAGTCCTGATTTTAAGGACAGGTTCTTTCAG tATTTTCCGGACTGCCTGGCACAAGCTGTGTACGCTGCATACTGTGAGGTTTTCCCAAGATCTTATCAGTTGTTTGATGATGACTTCAAAAGTTTTCTTCTGAACACCATCTCAGAATGGGTGACAG GTACCAGGCCGCCACCCTTCTCGTGGAAGAAATGGAACCTAAAACTTTTGGAGCCAAGCAATATTCGAGAACTGCAAGATGATAGGACTCAGTCACTCAAAG CTAACATGTCGTTTGATCTGGACTCATACTTGGATGATTTGGACACTGTCCCCACCAGTAAGGAGAAAGCTGGGACATACACTGCTCCGTACTCCCCCTCCAGAATGGGACTGACAATCATTCCAACGTTCGATAATGCAGAA TCACATGAAGTCGGCCCAGGTCCCGAGTTTGAGCGCGTCGGTTTTAATCTTCTGGGCAGGAGTCCTTTGGTGTCACATTTCCTGCGAATGAAAGAACTGATGGGAAAAGAAGAGCAACCAATTCAGGCTGTAGGACGCACTGAAATCGCCAAATTACC AGCTCCGGCGCCAAGCTACAAACAAGTTATACGAGACTgtaaaaagacaacaaaaacgtTAAATAATCATTATCAAAG agtcCTTGAAACATCTGAGCAAGAGAGCTTGAAAATCCAGAAACAGAAGCGAGCTGCGCTGGCCAAGCTTGAACG CTTAAAAAAtgatcttgttttgaaaaaccaaGACATTAAGATGATCAGCGATCGACTTCTCGACTTGATG ACGCAGCCGGATCATGCTACATCCGGGTTTCCCAAAAATGCTTTAGAGCAGTCATCCGACGATGACACGTGA
- the LOC131794715 gene encoding polyunsaturated fatty acid 5-lipoxygenase isoform X1, whose amino-acid sequence MFIMLLQIMTLLLLAGVASEQSVEENHGRRRQARQAGGGLNCPIGLPQKSTDECRDIREKDLEVQRGIYQLAVREPLPMPLVNMSALTLIQLLSQDEFAKEQFNGYVGMLRKNKGFTAQWKKQHPGEITEFQDYANIFNDFRSTLGDDGSTGFYRYVTNVEPFQNILEDWREDDMFTEQRLSGCNPMVLRRVTEDSSEVGLRWSELVKTLSPSYDWEKAIQAAMETDESLAQAIKNGDVYVLRYEMFDDMATFPDYSEKRPGRTMWPSKSPIALFALNKEKRLRAAAIQTDYKPDSPVFAPSDGGSWMLARQVVQATDYTHSQMIEHLLKVHLLAEPFCVVMHRHLSSQHPLNELLKYHCRGLLATNTLGSPSLVNEGGYMDILTAIGHKGTILLLERGYKTLGWKDTDFHQDIKKRGLDDKIKFPYFPYRDDNRLLLMAISRMVEDYIWVFYKRDRDVQEDEELQAYVNELSIEGTGPNGGSGQVKDFPAVLETKSELIDVITRLLWLLSVKHSTVNYPVSDYGAFTPVLPTKLYNDTSVPPGVFSELNLPNRNISLAQIEVAMNVGTYHYDTLFDYYGQLKNPAAKQVVRFYFYYLKYAVSPRLKFRNYRRLKAGHLTYPYLQHPWIPNGVQT is encoded by the exons ATGTTCATAATGCTGTTGCAAATAATGACCCTCCTCCTGCTGGCCGGAGTGGCATCAGAACAAAG CGTCGAAGAAAATCACGGACGAAGAAGACAAGCAAGGCAAGCTGGAG GGGGGTTAAATTGCCCCATTGGTCTTCCTCAGAAATCTACCGACGAATGCCGAGATATTCGCGAAAAAGACTTGGAAGTCCAGAGGGGAATTTATCAACTGGCAGTACGCGAACCTTTGCCTATGCCATTAGTTAATATGAGCGCGTTAACACTCATCCAATTGCTTTCACAAGACGAGTTTGCAAAGGAACAGTTTAATGGTTACGTTGGTATGCTGAGGAAAAACAAAGGCTTCACCGCACAGTGGAAAAAGCAACATCCTGGAGAGATTACAGAGTTCCAGgattatgcaaatatttttaacgATTTTAGAAGTACATTGGGAGATGAT GGAAGTACTGGGTTCTATCGGTACGTCACGAATGTCGAGCCATTTCAGAATATTCTGGAGGACTGGAGAGAGGATGATATGTTCACTGAGCAGAGGCTAAGTGGCTGTAATCCCATGGTGCTTCGCAGGGTGACAGAAGATTCAT CTGAAGTAGGTCTCAGATGGTCAGAGTTGGTCAAGACACTTAGTCCAAGCTACGACTGGGAAAAGGCGATACAGGCTGCGATGGAAACAGATGAATCGTTAGCACAG GCTATAAAGAATGGCGATGTTTATGTTCTGCGATATGAAATGTTTGATGACATGGCTACCTTCCCTGATTATTCTGAGAAGCGACCGGGTCGCACAATGTGGCCGTCGAAATCACCAATAGCTTTGTTTGCCCTGAACAAGGAAAAACGACTACGAGCAGCAGCAATTCAGACCGATTACAAGCCAG ATTCGCCCGTTTTCGCCCCTAGTGATGGTGGGTCCTGGATGTTGGCCAGACAGGTTGTCCAGGCAACAGATTACACGCACAGCCAGATGATAGAACATCTTCTAAAG GTCCATCTTTTGGCAGAACCCTTTTGCGTGGTCATGCACCGTCACCTTTCCTCTCAGCACCCGCTGAATGAGCTCCTCAAGTACCACTGTAGGGGCCTTTTAGCCACAAACACCTTGGGCTCACCATCGCTGGTCAACGAAGGTGGTTACATGGACATTCTGACCGCCATAGGCCACAAAGGAACCATACTACTCTTGGAGCGAGGCTACAAGACGTTGGGTTGGAAAGACACAGATTTTCATCAGGACATAAAG AAACGGGGCCTTGatgacaaaatcaaatttccttACTTTCCGTATCGCGATGACAACAGATTGTTACTGATGGCAATATCAAGAATGGTGGAGGATTACATTTGGGT tttttacaaACGAGACAGGGATGTCCAGGAGGACGAAGAGTTACAAGCCTATGTAAATGAGTTATCTATTGAGGGGACTGGACCGAATGGTGGATCTGGCCAG GTTAAAGACTTTCCGGCCGTGTTAGAGACTAAGAGCGAACTTATAGACGTGATAACGAGGTTGCTGTGGTTGTTAAGCGTGAAGCATTCTACGGTAAATTATCCCGTGAGTGACTACGGAGCCTTTACACCTGTCTTGCCAACCAAGCTTTATAATGACACCAGTGTACCGCCAGGAGTGTTCTCCGAGTTGAATTTACCAAATCGCAACATATCCCTT GCCCAGATCGAGGTAGCTATGAACGTGGGAACATATCATTATGACACGTTATTTGATTACTACGGGCAGCTCAAGAATCCAGCAGCAAAGCAAGTGGTTAGGTTTTATTTCTATTACCTTAAGTATGCCGTTAGTCCCAGGCTTAAGTTCAGGAACTATCGGAGACTTAAGGCTGGCCATCTCACTTATCCATATCTACAACATCCTTGGATTCCAAACGGAGTCCAGACATGA
- the LOC131794715 gene encoding polyunsaturated fatty acid 5-lipoxygenase isoform X2 gives MPLVNMSALTLIQLLSQDEFAKEQFNGYVGMLRKNKGFTAQWKKQHPGEITEFQDYANIFNDFRSTLGDDGSTGFYRYVTNVEPFQNILEDWREDDMFTEQRLSGCNPMVLRRVTEDSSEVGLRWSELVKTLSPSYDWEKAIQAAMETDESLAQAIKNGDVYVLRYEMFDDMATFPDYSEKRPGRTMWPSKSPIALFALNKEKRLRAAAIQTDYKPDSPVFAPSDGGSWMLARQVVQATDYTHSQMIEHLLKVHLLAEPFCVVMHRHLSSQHPLNELLKYHCRGLLATNTLGSPSLVNEGGYMDILTAIGHKGTILLLERGYKTLGWKDTDFHQDIKKRGLDDKIKFPYFPYRDDNRLLLMAISRMVEDYIWVFYKRDRDVQEDEELQAYVNELSIEGTGPNGGSGQVKDFPAVLETKSELIDVITRLLWLLSVKHSTVNYPVSDYGAFTPVLPTKLYNDTSVPPGVFSELNLPNRNISLAQIEVAMNVGTYHYDTLFDYYGQLKNPAAKQVVRFYFYYLKYAVSPRLKFRNYRRLKAGHLTYPYLQHPWIPNGVQT, from the exons ATGCCATTAGTTAATATGAGCGCGTTAACACTCATCCAATTGCTTTCACAAGACGAGTTTGCAAAGGAACAGTTTAATGGTTACGTTGGTATGCTGAGGAAAAACAAAGGCTTCACCGCACAGTGGAAAAAGCAACATCCTGGAGAGATTACAGAGTTCCAGgattatgcaaatatttttaacgATTTTAGAAGTACATTGGGAGATGAT GGAAGTACTGGGTTCTATCGGTACGTCACGAATGTCGAGCCATTTCAGAATATTCTGGAGGACTGGAGAGAGGATGATATGTTCACTGAGCAGAGGCTAAGTGGCTGTAATCCCATGGTGCTTCGCAGGGTGACAGAAGATTCAT CTGAAGTAGGTCTCAGATGGTCAGAGTTGGTCAAGACACTTAGTCCAAGCTACGACTGGGAAAAGGCGATACAGGCTGCGATGGAAACAGATGAATCGTTAGCACAG GCTATAAAGAATGGCGATGTTTATGTTCTGCGATATGAAATGTTTGATGACATGGCTACCTTCCCTGATTATTCTGAGAAGCGACCGGGTCGCACAATGTGGCCGTCGAAATCACCAATAGCTTTGTTTGCCCTGAACAAGGAAAAACGACTACGAGCAGCAGCAATTCAGACCGATTACAAGCCAG ATTCGCCCGTTTTCGCCCCTAGTGATGGTGGGTCCTGGATGTTGGCCAGACAGGTTGTCCAGGCAACAGATTACACGCACAGCCAGATGATAGAACATCTTCTAAAG GTCCATCTTTTGGCAGAACCCTTTTGCGTGGTCATGCACCGTCACCTTTCCTCTCAGCACCCGCTGAATGAGCTCCTCAAGTACCACTGTAGGGGCCTTTTAGCCACAAACACCTTGGGCTCACCATCGCTGGTCAACGAAGGTGGTTACATGGACATTCTGACCGCCATAGGCCACAAAGGAACCATACTACTCTTGGAGCGAGGCTACAAGACGTTGGGTTGGAAAGACACAGATTTTCATCAGGACATAAAG AAACGGGGCCTTGatgacaaaatcaaatttccttACTTTCCGTATCGCGATGACAACAGATTGTTACTGATGGCAATATCAAGAATGGTGGAGGATTACATTTGGGT tttttacaaACGAGACAGGGATGTCCAGGAGGACGAAGAGTTACAAGCCTATGTAAATGAGTTATCTATTGAGGGGACTGGACCGAATGGTGGATCTGGCCAG GTTAAAGACTTTCCGGCCGTGTTAGAGACTAAGAGCGAACTTATAGACGTGATAACGAGGTTGCTGTGGTTGTTAAGCGTGAAGCATTCTACGGTAAATTATCCCGTGAGTGACTACGGAGCCTTTACACCTGTCTTGCCAACCAAGCTTTATAATGACACCAGTGTACCGCCAGGAGTGTTCTCCGAGTTGAATTTACCAAATCGCAACATATCCCTT GCCCAGATCGAGGTAGCTATGAACGTGGGAACATATCATTATGACACGTTATTTGATTACTACGGGCAGCTCAAGAATCCAGCAGCAAAGCAAGTGGTTAGGTTTTATTTCTATTACCTTAAGTATGCCGTTAGTCCCAGGCTTAAGTTCAGGAACTATCGGAGACTTAAGGCTGGCCATCTCACTTATCCATATCTACAACATCCTTGGATTCCAAACGGAGTCCAGACATGA